In one window of Mercurialis annua linkage group LG4, ddMerAnnu1.2, whole genome shotgun sequence DNA:
- the LOC126676452 gene encoding LOB domain-containing protein 40 codes for MRMSCNGCRVLRKGCSENCSIRPCLQWIKTPESQANATVFLAKFYGRAGLMNLINAGPDHLRPAIFRSLLYEACGRIVNPIYGSVGLLWSGSWQLCQAAVESVLKGIPVTPINSEAAANGHGPPLKAYDIRHVSKDENSAASNEPIRVKTRCRVRRAMKPKASDGGIGINETKNSNSKPGTGLTRSLSHESSVSHQSELAMVDGDSKETESMISVETAEVSLLFRAEPESAAKGNEGISEDHGSSSTEMVVGLGLELTLGLEPASRASHVVPVKKRKIESSCYSDDDTCKIELGLDYH; via the exons ATGCGGATGAGTTGCAATGGATGTCGAGTCTTGCGTAAGGGGTGTAGTGAGAATTGTAGTATCAGACCTTGTTTACAATGGATCAAGACCCCTGAGTCTCAGGCTAATGCCACTGTTTTTCTTGCCAAGTTTTACGGCCGTGCTGGGCTCATGAACCTCATCAACGCCGGCCCTGATCATCTTCGTCCTG CGATTTTCAGGTCTTTGCTTTACGAGGCATGCGGCCGGATTGTTAACCCTATTTATGGCTCTGTTGGGCTGTTATGGTCTGGAAGCTGGCAGCTTTGCCAAGCCGCCGTTGAATCTGTTTTAAAAGGAATTCCGGTTACTCCGATCAACTCTGAAGCGGCTGCCAATGGCCATGGACCGCCGTTGAAGGCTTATGACATCCGTCACGTTTCCAAAGATGAAAACTCTGCTGCTTCTAATGAGCCCATCCGAGTCAAAACTCGTTGCCGTGTCAGGAGAGCCATGAAGCCGAAAGCTAGTGATGGTGGTATCGGCATCAACGAAACTAAAAACAGTAATAGCAAACCGGGTACTGGGTTGACTCGGTCGTTGAGCCATGAGTCATCAGTGAGTCACCAGTCCGAGTTGGCAATGGTGGACGGTGATAGCAAAGAAACCGAGAGTATGATTTCTGTTGAAACGGCGGAGGTTTCGCTGCTGTTCCGAGCCGAGCCGGAGTCAGCCGCCAAGGGCAATGAGGGGATTTCTGAAGATCATGGCAGTAGCAGTACTGAAATGGTTGTTGGACTTGGACTGGAGCTGACTCTTGGATTGGAGCCTGCATCACGTGCCTCCCACGTGGTTCCGGTGAAGAAGAGAAAAATTGAGTCGTCTTGTTATTCCGATGATGACACGTGTAAGATAGAGCTGGGGCTTGACTATCACTGA
- the LOC126678631 gene encoding protein MAIN-LIKE 1-like, with amino-acid sequence MAKDRQTIAGRWRRPSPAMARSRRRRPGRRRRPRAKEGPGNGGRGKSKPIIAESDFEESGQRNVRKRGVSASVRRHKKGTPAIEGASETPVDDQIQDDRMEDDDMEDRRIDDADFETSEDESLGPIVNIRRKKGKDGRFIAETSSVTSRRARTEIPAWTVSDPVPGGPEDGSIIPSFLGHVAYGIWTGKEERGTLKCQSRHAVCKRLSAWHHDASDEVKHLIAESDDHYICYIPVDGKVVSDKPGKQLLLASCVEILGISMDDLLANSTKHYENGGVLIESIFRNCGRGLSAEVEAIAWMWLTLGCTLFVDKTGHRVKPACLWEVRDGVADAKDYSWGSATLAYLFRQLGIASRGDCHGLSGCLTLLQAWIYEYFPCFRPQRDRLITEIGTPRALSWSVSGTECTEIRLQSLRARIDSLTADEVSWLPFGGGPAAVLQRTAYMGWIAYRDIVEPYMSARFVRQLGYVQSIPSPILRPEKAVRAWNSKLYNVEMAQIGAVDGWQGFPMTCMLPLTLLEPATVLAGACHPAYLEWYARFSHPQVLSSDVTASRGRPSRSNIDYWVNRFSSLSQRNLTRITAASAPFAIPEIDQSISESTTDLERLIADWRLAD; translated from the exons ATGGCGAAAGACCGGCAGACCATCGCCGGGCGATGGCGCAGGCCGTCGCCGGCGATGGCCAGGAGCCGCCGGCGACGGCCTGGCCGCCGCCGCCGTCCGAGGGCC AAAGAAGGACCCGGTAATGGTGGCAGGGGAAAGAGTAAGCCTATTATAGCTGAATCTGATTTTGAGGAGTCGGGACAACGAAATGTTCGAAAGCGTGGTGTGAGTGCCTCAGTCCGACGACACAAGAAGGGGACTCCTGCTATTGAGGGAGCTAGTGAGACGCCAGTCGATGATCAGATACAGGATGATCGGATGGAGGATGATGACATGGAAGACCGTCGGATAGACGATGCTGATTTTGAGACTTCTGAGGACGAGAGTTTAGGACCAATCGTGAACATTCGACGGAAAAAGGGGAAAGATGGACGGTTTATTGCTGAAACGTCATCag TGACGAGTAGAAGAGCCAGGACTGAAATACCTGCTTGGACTGTTAGTGATCCAGTGCCAGGTGGACCTGAGGACGGGAGTATTATTCCCAGTTTCCTTGGACATGTCGCTTATGGAATATGGACAGGGAAGGAGGAGCGAGGCACTCTGAAGTGTCAGAGTAGACATGCAGTTTGTAAGAGGCTGTCAGCATGGCATCATGACGCCTCAGACGAGGTCAAACACCTGATAGCCGAGAGTG ATGACCATTACATTTGCTATATTCCTGTGGACGGGAAAGTGGTTTCAG ATAAGCCCGGGAAACAGTTGTTGCTTGCCTCCTGTGTAGAGATTTTAGGGATCTCTATGGATGACTTGTTAGCTAATTCGACGAAGCATTATGAAAATGGAGGGGTTCTGATTGAGTCCATTTTTAGGAATTGTGGACGGGGTTTGAGTGCTGAGGTTGAGGCAATAGCGTGGATGTGGCTGACGCTAGGTTGCACTCTTTTCGTCGATAAGACTGGCCACCGGGTTAAACCAGCCTGTCTTTGGGAGGTTAGGGATGGAGTCGCAGACGCGAAGGATTATTCTTGGGGTTCTGCTACACTGGCCTATTTATTTCGTCAGTTAGGAATCGCCTCCAGAGGCGACTGTCACGGTTTGTCTGGGTGTCTGACACTTCTCCAGGCTTGGATATACGAGTATTTTCCATGTTTCAGACCCCAGCGAGATAGGCTGATTACAGAGATTGGCACTCCTCGAGCACTCAGTTGGAGTGTATCCGGGACAGAGTGCACAGAGATCCGGCTTCAGTCATTGCGTGCCCGCATAGACAGTTTGACTGCCGACGAG GTGTCGTGGCTTCCCTTTGGTGGTGGCCCTGCTGCAGTCCTTCAGCGGACTGCTTACATGGGTTGGATAGCGTACAGGGACATTGTTGAGCCGTACATGTCCGCCAGATTTGTACGTCAGCTGGGGTATGTGCAGAGCATACCGTCGCCTATTCTTCGGCCGGAAAAGGCCGTTAGGGCGTGGAATTCAAAGTTGTACAATGTGGAGATGGCTCAGATTGGTGCGGTCGACGGGTGGCAGGGTTTTCCTATGACTTGCATGCTTCCTTTGACGTTGCTCGAGCCAGCCACTGTTCTTGCTGGAGCTTGCCATCCCGCGTACTTGGAGTGGTACGCACGATTTTCCCACCCGCAGGTCCTTAGCTCTGACGTTACAGCTTCACGAGGCCGTCCTTCTCGCTCCAACATTGATTAT TGGGTAAATCGTTTCAGTTCCCTGAGCCAGAGAAATCTCACGCGTATCACTGCGGCTAGTGCGCCGTTTGCCATTCCGGAGATAGATCAGAGCATATCTGAGTCGACCACTGACTTGGAGCGACTCATTGCAGACTGGCGGCTGGCAGATTGA
- the LOC126678632 gene encoding protein FAR1-RELATED SEQUENCE 5-like produces the protein MTDNARNSSGNEYPPSETSVSGFAEVHLEDYGSDGIDYSERFFYENGFESDTEAINWAKGIAIQIGFELVISSHKKGGLVKLLKCYRGERYRGSHTDLDSFARKNTKTKACQCPFKIVVKFINGTWIVLAKSGISSMHNHALAVYPEGHRQMSGLSAAAKMIVRDMSAAQAKPCAILAAVQEKFPSDNPTRRQVYNYRDNLRKSSFEDRDMVGQLFHLALTHNYLHWTLSEESTGVLTHLFMSHPDSVRLVRTYPWVIGMDSTYKTNKYHMPFFEIIGMTPSNKNFLIAYAIMKDETEGSYRWVLERLRFLIGDHLQPTCIFTDRELGLLKPVKEIFPHTPHLLCTWHINKDVEDKEVPENG, from the exons atgacggataacgcTCGTAATTCGTCCGGAAACGAATATCCACCATCCGAAACTAGCGTATCCGGATTTGCCGAg gttcatttagaagattatggcAGTGACGGTATCGATTACAGTGAACGGTTTTTTTATGAAAACGGGTTTGAAAGTGATACCGAAGCAATAAATTGGGCAAAGGGAATTGCTATACAGATTGGGTTTGAGCTGGTTATTTCGTCTCACAAGAAAGGGGGGTTGGTAAAACTTTTGAAATGTTATCGGGGTGAGAGATATAGAGGGTCGCACACAGATTTAGATTCTTTTGCACGAAAGAATACGAAGACGAAGGCCTGCCAATGCCCTTTCAAGATTGTGGTGAAATTTATTAATGGCACATGGATTGTTCTTGCGAAGTCTGGGATTTCAAGTATGCACAATCATGCGTTAGCTGTGTATCCTGAGGGACACCGTCAGATGAGCGGACTGAGCGCTGCGGCCAAAATGATTGTGCGGGATATGAGTGCGGCACAAGCTAAGCCGTGTGCTATTTTGGCGGCTGTTCAAGAAAAATTTCCATCTGACAACCCTACAAGAAGACAAGTTTATAATTACAGAGATAATTTGAGAAAGTCCAGCTTTGAGGATAGAGATATGGTAGGTCAGTTGTTTCATTTGGCTCTGACGCACAACTATTTACACTGGACGCTTTCTGAGGAGAGCACAGGTGTGTTGACCCATCTTTTCATGTCGCATCCTGACTCCGTGCGGTTAGTCCGAACTTACCCCTGGGTGATCGGTATGGACTCCACGTATAAGACCAACAAATACCACATGCCTTTCTTTGAGATTATCGGTATGACTCCTTCTAACAAGAACTTCttaattgcatatgcaattatgaaggATGAGACCGAGGGGAGTTACAGATGGGTGTTGGAAAGGTTGAGGTTTTTGATTGGCGACCACCTACAGCCGACTTGTATTTTTACTGATCGAGAGTTGGGGCTGCTTAAACCAGTGAAAGAGATATTTCCACATACCCCTCATCTGCTTTGTACGTGGCACATAAATAAGGATGTAGAAGACAAA GAAGTCCctgaaaatgggtga